One Pyrus communis chromosome 4, drPyrComm1.1, whole genome shotgun sequence genomic region harbors:
- the LOC137732791 gene encoding glycine-rich cell wall structural protein 2-like, whose amino-acid sequence MKESSFMFNVLLLVLVSSAILTSVSGSHMPKRDNRLDEKKINCRRPDESNGDNCGGYKSGEEGTGVAGGNRLQQDNKCDAAGTGRGDDCCGCGEGSDSDFGGNGGGGGGGGGGGGGGGDSGGYGGGFGFGNSGRSGGGGGGGGGGGGGNGGGGGGGGGGGGVG is encoded by the coding sequence ATGAAGGAATCCTCTTTCATGTTTAATGTGCTCCTCCTAGTCCTAGTGTCGTCGGCTATATTAACATCCGTCAGTGGTAGCCACATGCCCAAAAGAGATAATAGATTGGATGAGAAGAAAATTAATTGTAGGCGGCCGGATGAAAGCAATGGCGACAATTGTGGTGGCTACAAAAGTGGTGAAGAGGGCACTGGAGTTGCGGGTGGGAATAGACTTCAACAGGACAATAAGTGTGACGCTGCAGGTACTGGCCGAGGAGATGATTGCTGTGGCTGTGGAGAAGGGAGTGATAGTGATTTTGGTGGCaatggtggaggtggaggtggtgggGGCGGGGGTGGGGGAGGTGGAGGGGATTCGGGTGGATATGGTGgaggttttggttttgggaaCAGTGGAagaagtggtggtggtggaggtggtggtggcggcggtggtGGAGGAAATGGGGGAGGGGgaggtggtggcggtggtggaggTGGGGTTGGCTAA